Proteins from a single region of Ogataea parapolymorpha DL-1 chromosome IV, whole genome shotgun sequence:
- a CDS encoding putative aldehyde dehydrogenase-like protein, translated as MTIAHITVPNGKQYQLETGVFINNEFLATESQLAVEDPGTGAEICAVHLGDEKHVEQAVKSARKCFTEVWRSKSGRERSDLLLKMSQLMVEHSDQLADLEALESGKPKATNAIFDVLHSADVFRYYSALAITAEDGKTVETERSKFTYTVTEPYGVCAAIMAWNFPCSTFAWKVAPCLAAGNAIVVKPSENTPLSALYMCELFLKAGAPAGLVNVVCGLGAKVGSAIASHPGIDKVTFTGSTVVGKTIQKLAAENLKACTLECGGKSPLVVYDDADLEQAVKWAAFGIFFNKGEICTASSRIYVQAGIYHEFLDRLKKHVEENFVQGPQFAEGVNVGPQVSKVQQDKILDYVKIGVAEGARLVCGGNKVPDLAGYFLQPTILADCSQSMRVVQEEIFGPVVTVSKFNTDEEAIELSNDSSYGLAAYLFTQNINRSQKYIREVQSGQVFVNYTFAADYRMPFGGYKMSGIGRELGEAGLAAFSQTKAVHINLSSKL; from the coding sequence ATGACCATCGCACACATTACAGTTCCGAACGGCAAGCAATACCAGCTGGAGACCGGCGTTTTTATCAACAACGAGTTTCTGGCCACCGAAAGCCAACTCGCCGTCGAGGACCCTGGCACCGGCGCTGAGATCTGTGCCGTCCATCTTGGCGACGAGAAACATGTGGAGCAGGCCGTGAAAAGCGCAAGAAAGTGCTTTACTGAGGTATGGCGCAGCAAAAGTGGCCGCGAAAGGTCggacctgctgctcaaaatgTCGCAGCTCATGGTCGAGCACAGCGATCAACTGGCCGATCTCGAAGCCCTCGAAAGCGGCAAGCCAAAGGCGACGAACGCCATTTTCGACGTGCTGCACTCGGCAGACGTGTTCCGCTACTACAGTGCTTTGGCAATCACTGCCGAGGACGGCAAGACAGTCGAAACAGAGCGCTCGAAATTCACCTACACTGTGACGGAGCCATATGGGGTGTGTGCTGCCATCATGGCGTGGAATTTCCCCTGCTCCACGTTTGCATGGAAAGTGGCCCCGTGCTTGGCAGCCGGCAACGCCATTGTGGTCAAGCCGTCCGAAAATACGCCTCTTTCTGCCCTGTATATGTGcgagctctttttgaaGGCTGGAGCTCCGGCTGGACTGGTGAACGTTGTTTGTGGTCTTGGAGCCAAGGTTGGGTCCGCCATTGCGTCACACCCAGGCATCGACAAGGTCACTTTCACGGGTAGCACTGTGGTTGGCAAGACCATCCAGAAGCTCGCCGCAGAAAACCTTAAGGCATGCACTCTGGAGTGCGGTGGAAAGTCGCCGCTTGTGGTGTACGACGATGCCGACCTGGAACAGGCTGTCAAATGGGCTGCGTTCGGcatcttcttcaacaaggGCGAAATTTGCACcgcctcgtccagaatatACGTGCAAGCGGGTATCTACcacgagtttctggacagACTGAAAAAGCACGTTGAAGAGAATTTCGTGCAGGGTCCGCAGTTCGCCGAGGGTGTCAACGTCGGTCCGCAGGTCTCCAAGGTGCAGCAGGATAAGATCCTGGACTACGTCAAGATAGGAGTGGCCGAGGGTGCCAGACTTGTGTGCGGAGGCAACAAAGTGCCCGACCTGGCGGGCTATTTTCTGCAGCCGACAATTTTGGCCGACTGTTCCCAATCTATGAGAGTCGTTCAAGAAGAGATCTTCGGCCCCGTCGTCACGGTGTCGAAATTCAACACGGACGAGGAAGCAATTGAGCTGTCAAACGACTCGTCCTACGGCCTGGCTGCATACCTGTTCACTCAAAACATCAATCGGTCACAGAAGTATATCCGCGAGGTGCAGAGCGGCCAGGTGTTTGTCAACTACACGTTCGCAGCAGACTACCGTATGCCATTCGGAGGATACAAGATGTCGGGAATCGGCCGCGAGCTTGGAGAGGCCGGCCTGGCAGCATTCAGCCAGACAAAAGCAGTCCACATAAATTTATCCAGTAAACTGTAA
- a CDS encoding Plasma membrane ATPase, translating into MSATEPTKEKVPLQEEDEEEEDIDQLVMELQSNHGADDGEEEDEVQDHSSFKVVPEELLRTDPKVGLTSEEVAKRRKKFGPNQMAEEKENLVLKFCMFFIGPIQFVMEAAAILAAGLEDWVDFGVICGLLMLNACVGFIQEYQAGSIVDELKKTLANTATVIRDGHPVEIPASEVVPGDILQLEDGVVIPADGKLVSDECFLQVDQSALTGESLAVDKRSGDPTFSSSTVKRGEALMIVTATGDSTFVGRAAALVNKASGGQGHFTEVLNGIGTTLLVLVIVTLLVVWTSAFYRTAKIVRILRYTLAITIVGVPVGLPAVVTTTMAVGAAYLAKKQAIVQKLSAIDSLAGVEILCSDKTGTLTKNKLSLHEPYTVEGVEPDDLMLTACLAASRKKKGLDAIDKAFLKSLINYPRARAALTKYKMLEFQPFDPVSKKVTAYVESPEGERIICVKGAPLFVLKTVQEDHPIPEDILEKYENKVAEFASRGFRSLGVARKRGEGHWEILGIMPCMDPPRDDTAKTVNEAKELGLRVKMLTGDAVGIAKETCRQLGLGTNIFDADRLGLSGGGDLSGSELFDFVENADGFAEVFPQHKYNVVEILQKRGYLVAMTGDGVNDAPSLKKADTGIAVEGASDSARSAADIVFLAPGLSAIIDALKTSRQIFHRMYAYVVYRIALSLHLEIFLGLWIAILNESLNIDLVVFIAIFADVATLAIAYDNAPFDQKPVKWNLPRLWGMSIVMGVILAIGTWITLTTMFLPKGGIIQNFGSIDGVLFLQISLTENWLIFVTRATGPFWSSIPSWQLSGAVLIVDIIATMFTLFGWWSQNWNDIVTVVRVWIWSFGVFCVLGGAYVIMSESEKFDRFMNGKPLKERPPQRTLEDFMVAMNRVSTQHEKSN; encoded by the coding sequence ATGTCTGCAACTGAACCAACCAAGGAGAAAGTCCCTCTTcaggaagaagatgaagaggaagaggacaTCGACCAATTGGTGATGGAATTGCAATCCAACCACGGTgccgacgacggcgaggaagaggacgaggtgcAGGACCACTCTTCTTTCAAGGTCGTTcccgaggagctgctgagaaCCGACCCAAAGGTTGGTTTGACCTCCGAGGAGGTTGccaaaagaagaaagaagtTTGGTCCTAACCAGATGGccgaggagaaggagaaccTCGTGCTCAAGTTCTGTATGTTCTTTATTGGTCCTATCCAGTTCGTCATGgaggctgctgccattCTTGCTGCCGGTCTCGAGGACTGGGTCGATTTCGGTGTTATCTGTGGTTTGCTGATGTTGAACGCCTGTGTCGGTTTCATCCAAGAGTACCAGGCCGGTTCCATTGTCGACGAGTTGAAGAAGACGCTGGCAAACACTGCCACCGTCATCAGAGACGGCCACCCGGTCGAAATTCCTGCTTCTGAGGTTGTTCCAGGTGACATTCTGCAGCTGGAAGACGGTGTTGTCATTCCTGCCGACGGTAAGCTTGTTTCCGACGAGTGTTTCCTGCAAGTCGACCAGTCCGCCCTTACCGGTGAATCTTTGGCAGTCGACAAGAGATCTGGAGACCCAAccttttcttcttccactGTCAAGAGAGGTGAGGCTTTGATGATTGTTACTGCTACCGGTGACTCCACCTTCGTTGGTAGAGCTGCTGCCCTGGTCAACAAGGCCTCCGGTGGTCAAGGTCACTTTACCGAGGTCCTGAACGGTATCGGTACCACCTTGCTCGTCTTGGTCATTGTCACTCTGTTGGTTGTCTGGACTTCTGCCTTCTACAGAACCGCAAAGATCGTCAGAATCCTTAGATACACCCTTGCCATCACCATTGTTGGTGTGCCAGTCGGTCTTCCTGCCGTCGTCACCACCACCATGGCCGTCGGTGCTGCTTACTTGGCCAAGAAGCAGGCCATTGTCCAAAAACTGTCTGCTATCGACTCTCTTGCCGGTGTCGAAATCCTGTGTTCCGACAAGACCGGTACCTTGACCAAGAACAAACTTTCTCTGCACGAGCCTTACACCGTCGAGGGTGTGGAGCCTGATGACTTGATGCTTACTGCCTGTCTTGCTGCctccagaaagaagaagggtCTTGATGCTATCGACAAGGCCTTCCTTAAATCCCTGATCAACTACCcaagagccagagccgCTTTGACCAAGTACAAGATGCTCGAGTTCCAGCCATTCGACCCTGTTTCCAAGAAAGTCACTGCATACGTCGAGTCCCCAGAAGGTGAGAGAATCATCTGTGTCAAGGGTGCTCCATTGTTCGTTCTGAAGACCGTCCAGGAGGACCACCCTATCCCAGAGGACATTCTCGAGAAGTACGAAAACAAGGTTGCCGAGTTTGCTTCCAGAGGTTTCAGATCTCTGGGTGTTGCCAGAAAGAGAGGTGAGGGCCACTGGGAGATTCTCGGTATCATGCCATGTATGGACCCTCCTAGAGATGACACTGCTAAGACTGTTAACGAGGCTAAGGAGCTCGGTTTGAGAGTCAAGATGCTTACTGGTGACGCTGTTGGTATTGCCAAGGAGACCTGCAGACAGTTGGGTCTTGGTACCAACATTTTTGATGCCGACAGATTGGGACTTTCCGGAGGAGGAGACTTGTCTGGATCCGAGTTGTTTGACTTTGTTGAGAACGCTGACGGTTTCGCTGAGGTCTTCCCTCAACACAAGTACAATGTCGTTGAGATTCTGCAAAAGAGAGGTTACTTGGTTGCCATGACTGGTGACGGTGTCAACGACGCCCCATCTCTTAAGAAGGCCGACACTGGTATTGCCGTCGAGGGTGCCTCGGACTCTGCCAGATCTGCTGCCGATATCGTTTTCCTTGCTCCAGGTCTTTCTGCCATCATTGACGCCTTGAAGACTTCCAGACAGATTTTCCACAGAATGTACGCTTACGTTGTCTACCGTATTGCTCTGTCTTTGCACTTGGAGATCTTCCTTGGTCTGTGGATTGCCATTCTGAACGAGTCTTTGAACATTGACTTGGTTGTCTTCATTGCCATCTTTGCCGACGTTGCTACTCTTGCCATTGCTTACGATAACGCTCCATTCGACCAGAAGCCAGTCAAGTGGAACCTGCCAAGATTATGGGGTATGTCCATCGTCATGGGTGTCATCCTTGCCATCGGTACGTGGATCACCTTGACCACCATGTTCCTGCCAAAGGGAGGTATCATCCAGAACTTTGGTTCCATCGACGGTGTCCTGTTCTTGCAAATCTCCCTGACTGAGAACTGGCTGATTTTCGTCACCAGAGCCACCGGTCCATTCTGGTCCTCCATTCCATCGTGGCAACTGTCTGGTGCCGTCTTGATTGTCGATATCATTGCCACCATGTTCACCCTGTTCGGATGGTGGTCCCAGAACTGGAACGACATCGTCACTGTTGTCAGAGTGTGGATCTGGTCGTTCGGTGTCTTCTGTGTCCTTGGTGGTGCCTACGTTATTATGTCTGAGTCTGAGAAGTTCGACAGATTCATGAACGGCAAGCCACTGAAGGAGAGACCTCCTCAAAGAACCCTTGAGGACTTCATGGTTGCCATGAACAGAGTCTCTACTCAGCACGAGAAGTCCAACTGA